From Enterococcus mediterraneensis, the proteins below share one genomic window:
- the purB gene encoding adenylosuccinate lyase gives MLERYTRAEMGEIWTDKNRFQAWLEVEILADEAWAELGEIPKEDVKKIRENASFDIQRIAEIEQQTRHDVVAFTRAVSETLGEERKWVHYGLTSTDVVDTAYGYLIKQANDILREDLKRFAQIIAEKAKEHKYTVMMGRTHGVHAEPTTFGLKLATWYSEMKRNIERFEHAAKGVEAGKISGAVGTFANIPPYIEEYVCTHLGIRPQEISTQVLPRDLHAEYFSAMALVATSIERFATEIRGLQKSETREVEEFFAKGQKGSSAMPHKRNPIGSENMSGLARVIRGHMVTAYENVSLWHERDISHSSAERIILPDTTILLDYMLNRFGNIVKNLTVFPENMKRNMDATFGLIYSQRVMLKLIDKGMTREEAYDLVQPKTAYAWDHQTAFRPLLEEDEKITSVLSSEDLDDAFDYQYHLRNVDTIFERVGL, from the coding sequence ATGTTAGAGCGTTATACAAGAGCAGAAATGGGAGAAATCTGGACAGATAAAAATCGTTTCCAAGCATGGCTGGAAGTAGAGATTCTGGCAGATGAAGCATGGGCGGAATTAGGCGAGATCCCGAAAGAAGATGTAAAGAAGATTCGGGAAAATGCTTCTTTTGATATCCAGCGCATTGCAGAAATCGAGCAACAAACACGTCATGATGTAGTGGCTTTTACACGGGCAGTATCAGAAACATTAGGAGAAGAGCGCAAATGGGTCCATTATGGACTGACAAGTACCGATGTTGTAGATACAGCGTACGGTTATTTGATCAAACAAGCCAATGATATTTTGCGAGAAGACTTGAAACGTTTTGCTCAAATCATCGCTGAAAAAGCGAAAGAACATAAATACACTGTCATGATGGGCCGGACTCACGGTGTGCATGCCGAACCTACAACATTTGGATTGAAATTAGCAACTTGGTATTCGGAAATGAAACGCAATATCGAACGTTTCGAACATGCGGCAAAAGGTGTGGAAGCTGGTAAAATCTCTGGAGCGGTAGGGACTTTTGCGAATATCCCGCCCTATATCGAAGAGTATGTTTGCACGCATCTAGGGATCCGTCCCCAAGAAATCTCTACGCAAGTACTGCCTCGTGACCTCCATGCGGAATATTTTTCCGCAATGGCATTAGTCGCAACCAGTATTGAACGTTTTGCCACAGAGATCCGCGGTCTGCAAAAATCAGAAACCCGAGAAGTGGAAGAGTTCTTCGCTAAAGGTCAAAAAGGCTCATCCGCGATGCCTCACAAACGCAATCCGATCGGTTCAGAAAACATGAGCGGACTTGCTCGTGTGATCCGAGGACACATGGTGACAGCCTATGAAAATGTCTCTTTATGGCACGAACGGGATATTTCCCATTCATCAGCAGAACGGATCATTTTACCGGATACGACGATCCTTTTAGATTACATGTTGAACCGTTTCGGTAATATCGTTAAAAATCTGACGGTCTTTCCAGAAAATATGAAACGCAACATGGATGCGACATTCGGTTTGATTTACAGCCAGCGTGTGATGCTGAAACTGATCGACAAAGGCATGACTAGAGAAGAAGCATATGATCTGGTACAACCGAAAACGGCCTACGCATGGGATCATCAAACCGCATTCCGACCTTTGTTGGAAGAAGATGAAAAGATCACTTCCGTATTGAGCTCGGAAGATCTAGATGACGCGTTTGATTATCAATATCATCTTCGCAATGTAGATACCATTTTTGAGCGAGTAGGACTTTAA
- the purC gene encoding phosphoribosylaminoimidazolesuccinocarboxamide synthase: MEKSALVYEGKAKKLFQTDQSNVLWVEYLDQATALNGAKKDAIHGKGALNNQITSLIFQWLNEEGMTSHFIKSISKHEQLVESVEIIPLEIVVRNVAAGSFTKRFGIPEGTLLAFPIVEFYYKDDALDDPFINDEHIRLLKLATGKEINDIKHLAFRLNQLLCRLFADIDIQLVDFKIEVGRNKNGKILLADEITPDTCRLWDRQTKDHLDKDIYRRDLGDLIPIYQEVLQRLENYLAKEQ, encoded by the coding sequence ATGGAAAAATCAGCTTTGGTTTATGAAGGGAAAGCAAAAAAACTTTTTCAAACCGATCAATCAAACGTATTGTGGGTAGAATATCTCGATCAAGCTACTGCCCTTAACGGTGCCAAAAAAGACGCGATACATGGAAAAGGCGCGTTGAACAATCAGATCACCAGTTTGATTTTTCAATGGCTGAATGAAGAAGGCATGACATCTCATTTTATTAAAAGTATCTCAAAACACGAACAATTAGTAGAATCAGTAGAGATCATTCCTCTGGAAATCGTTGTTCGCAATGTAGCAGCAGGAAGTTTTACGAAACGCTTTGGGATACCCGAAGGAACCCTGCTGGCATTTCCAATCGTAGAATTCTATTACAAAGATGACGCATTGGACGATCCTTTCATCAATGACGAACATATCCGACTCCTTAAATTAGCAACAGGCAAAGAAATCAACGACATCAAACACTTGGCTTTTCGATTGAATCAACTGCTGTGCCGACTATTTGCTGACATCGATATCCAGTTGGTGGATTTCAAGATCGAAGTCGGCCGCAACAAAAACGGCAAGATTCTTTTAGCAGATGAAATCACTCCAGACACTTGTCGGCTTTGGGATCGTCAGACGAAAGATCATTTAGACAAAGACATTTATCGCCGCGATTTAGGGGATTTGATCCCGATTTATCAAGAAGTGCTGCAACGATTAGAAAACTATTTAGCGAAGGAGCAATGA
- the purK gene encoding 5-(carboxyamino)imidazole ribonucleotide synthase, giving the protein MVKPLMPGATIGIVGGGQLGRMLTLSAKKMGFRVGVLDPVEDCPTAQVADWHIVAAYEDIFALEELARRCDVITYEFENVSVEALNSILPLAYVPQGTDLLAITQDRLLEKSFLEANNIVIAPYATIISPTDIQDAIESIGYPCVLKTTRGGYDGKGQYVLYSTADLAPSMNLLREGTCELEAWIPFEKEISVMVAGNGNGEFTTFPVVENIHRNNILHETIAPARVIPEVAEEAQRIARVVAEALDLRGVLAIEMFLTKSGSIYVNELAPRPHNSGHYSIEACSMSQFDAHIRGICGWPLGEARLLTDAVMINILGDELTDTYDLISMKPDWQFHYYGKHEAKAGRKMGHITIPTTDIYQTLEDIYQTNIWD; this is encoded by the coding sequence TTGGTTAAGCCGCTTATGCCAGGAGCAACGATAGGAATCGTTGGTGGCGGACAATTAGGGAGAATGTTGACCCTCAGTGCAAAAAAAATGGGATTCCGAGTAGGAGTTTTGGACCCGGTAGAAGACTGCCCAACGGCACAAGTTGCTGATTGGCATATCGTTGCCGCGTATGAAGACATCTTCGCTTTAGAAGAATTGGCACGACGTTGTGATGTGATTACCTATGAGTTTGAAAATGTCAGTGTAGAAGCCCTGAACAGTATTTTACCGTTGGCTTATGTTCCTCAAGGTACTGATCTTTTGGCGATCACCCAAGATCGCTTGCTGGAAAAATCATTTTTAGAAGCAAATAATATCGTTATTGCACCGTATGCCACCATCATTAGCCCCACGGATATCCAAGATGCGATCGAAAGCATCGGTTACCCTTGCGTATTGAAAACGACAAGAGGGGGATATGACGGCAAAGGACAATATGTGTTGTACAGCACCGCTGATTTGGCACCATCAATGAATCTTTTACGAGAAGGGACTTGTGAATTAGAAGCGTGGATCCCTTTTGAAAAAGAGATCTCGGTGATGGTAGCCGGCAATGGAAATGGCGAATTTACGACTTTTCCGGTAGTAGAAAATATCCACCGCAATAATATTTTACATGAAACGATCGCACCAGCTCGTGTGATCCCTGAAGTGGCAGAAGAAGCCCAACGGATCGCGCGGGTCGTAGCAGAAGCGTTAGATCTACGAGGCGTTTTAGCGATCGAGATGTTTTTGACCAAATCAGGAAGTATTTACGTCAACGAATTAGCACCACGACCTCATAATTCAGGACATTACTCAATCGAAGCATGTTCCATGAGCCAATTCGATGCCCACATACGCGGGATCTGCGGTTGGCCGTTAGGAGAAGCTCGTCTTTTGACTGATGCGGTCATGATCAATATTTTAGGCGACGAATTGACAGATACCTATGATTTGATCTCCATGAAACCAGATTGGCAATTTCATTATTATGGTAAACATGAAGCGAAAGCCGGTCGTAAAATGGGTCATATCACCATTCCAACAACAGATATCTATCAAACTTTAGAGGATATCTATCAAACAAATATTTGGGATTAG
- the purS gene encoding phosphoribosylformylglycinamidine synthase subunit PurS yields MYLVKVYVTYKESVLDPQGEAVKGAVHRLGYAEISEIRIGKYFEIKVAESKRPIEDTIEEICDKLLANVNMETYRYEILALEEV; encoded by the coding sequence ATGTATTTAGTAAAGGTGTATGTAACGTATAAGGAATCGGTTTTAGACCCTCAAGGTGAAGCAGTCAAAGGTGCGGTGCATCGTTTGGGTTACGCTGAGATCAGCGAGATCCGCATTGGAAAGTATTTCGAGATCAAAGTGGCAGAAAGTAAACGTCCTATTGAAGATACCATCGAGGAGATTTGTGACAAATTACTGGCAAATGTCAATATGGAAACTTACCGTTATGAAATCTTGGCATTGGAGGAAGTCTAA
- a CDS encoding nucleobase:cation symporter-2 family protein, translating into MTEQSQAKAAVLGLQHLLAMYAGAVAVPLLIGTGLGFNETQMTYLISIDIFMCGVATLLQLTVTKFFGIGLPVVLGCAIQAVAPLILIGGKAGIGAIYGSIIASGIFVVLISGVFSKIKKLFPPLVTGTVITVIGLTLIPVAITKMGGGDATAQSFGSHNNLLLAFITILLIIGTQVFTKGFVRSISVLIGLIGGTLLAYIMGMVDFSAIGHAPIFHVPQPFYFGKPTFDVWSIILMIIISIVSMVESTGVYFALGDITGKQVKEDDLKRGYRAEGLAVILGGIFNTFPYTGFSQNVGLVQLSGIKTRKPIYFSAFFLIILGLFPKIGALAQIIPEPVLGGGMLVMFGMVAVQGMRMLSKVDFANDKNLLIIAISIGFGLGFNITPQLFSKLPETVQMFTGNGIVISSLTAIVLNLIFNGLKQEDGLEEMFEENI; encoded by the coding sequence GTGACAGAGCAATCACAAGCCAAAGCGGCGGTGTTGGGCTTGCAACATCTGTTGGCTATGTACGCAGGAGCAGTAGCCGTACCTTTATTGATCGGGACGGGATTAGGTTTTAATGAAACACAAATGACTTATTTGATTTCCATTGATATTTTCATGTGTGGCGTCGCTACATTGTTACAGCTGACTGTTACGAAATTTTTTGGTATCGGCTTGCCGGTTGTATTAGGCTGTGCGATCCAAGCGGTAGCTCCACTGATTTTGATTGGTGGAAAAGCTGGGATCGGAGCGATTTATGGTTCGATCATCGCTTCAGGGATTTTTGTTGTGTTGATCTCAGGCGTCTTTTCTAAAATCAAAAAATTATTTCCGCCTTTAGTTACCGGAACAGTGATCACTGTGATCGGACTTACGCTGATACCAGTAGCTATCACAAAAATGGGTGGCGGCGATGCAACAGCGCAATCATTCGGTTCTCATAATAATCTGCTGCTAGCTTTTATAACGATCTTATTGATCATTGGTACCCAAGTATTTACCAAAGGATTTGTCCGTTCGATCTCTGTTTTGATCGGTTTGATAGGCGGTACTTTATTAGCTTACATAATGGGGATGGTGGACTTTTCTGCGATCGGACATGCGCCTATTTTCCATGTTCCGCAACCATTTTACTTCGGCAAACCGACCTTTGATGTTTGGTCGATCATTTTGATGATCATCATTTCGATTGTCAGTATGGTTGAATCGACTGGTGTTTATTTCGCGCTTGGCGATATCACCGGTAAACAAGTAAAAGAAGACGACTTGAAACGCGGCTATCGCGCGGAAGGTTTGGCAGTCATTCTTGGCGGGATCTTCAATACTTTCCCTTACACAGGCTTTTCTCAAAATGTCGGATTAGTTCAATTATCTGGAATCAAAACCAGAAAACCGATTTATTTCTCTGCGTTCTTTTTGATCATCTTAGGTCTATTTCCTAAAATCGGTGCTCTTGCACAAATCATTCCCGAGCCGGTTTTAGGCGGCGGGATGCTGGTTATGTTCGGGATGGTAGCTGTTCAGGGGATGCGTATGCTGTCTAAAGTCGACTTCGCTAATGACAAAAACCTATTGATCATTGCGATATCGATTGGATTTGGTTTAGGTTTCAATATCACACCTCAACTATTCAGCAAACTGCCTGAAACAGTCCAAATGTTCACTGGAAATGGGATCGTGATAAGCAGTTTGACAGCGATCGTATTGAATCTTATCTTTAACGGTTTGAAGCAAGAAGATGGATTGGAAGAAATGTTTGAAGAAAATATATAA
- the purE gene encoding 5-(carboxyamino)imidazole ribonucleotide mutase, translating into MQPLVSVIMGSTSDWETMRHSCEILEELAIPFEKKVVSAHRTPDEMFQFAENARENGIKVIIAGAGGAAHLPGMVAAKTTLPVIGVPVQSRTLNGLDSLLSIVQMPGGVPVATTAIGKAGAINAGLLAAQMLSMYDLEVAEKLAKHREKMRETVMESSDQLG; encoded by the coding sequence ATGCAGCCGTTGGTTTCTGTAATTATGGGAAGTACATCAGATTGGGAAACGATGCGTCATTCATGTGAAATACTGGAAGAATTAGCGATTCCTTTTGAAAAGAAGGTAGTTTCTGCACATCGAACACCAGATGAAATGTTTCAATTCGCGGAAAATGCACGGGAAAACGGGATCAAAGTTATCATTGCCGGAGCGGGAGGTGCTGCTCATCTGCCGGGGATGGTTGCAGCTAAGACGACATTGCCGGTGATTGGTGTTCCAGTCCAATCACGAACATTAAATGGATTGGATTCTTTATTATCCATCGTGCAGATGCCGGGTGGGGTACCTGTGGCGACCACCGCCATCGGAAAAGCTGGTGCAATCAACGCTGGACTACTTGCGGCACAAATGCTTTCAATGTATGATTTAGAAGTAGCAGAAAAGCTTGCGAAACATCGCGAGAAGATGCGCGAAACTGTGATGGAAAGTAGTGATCAACTTGGTTAA
- the purQ gene encoding phosphoribosylformylglycinamidine synthase subunit PurQ: protein MKFAVIVFPGSNCDRDMLWAIREVMGTEAEYIRHDALTLEGFDGVLLPGGFSYGDYLRCGAIARFAPIMEEVIRFAEEGKPVFGTCNGFQILTEVGLLPGALRKNESLRFICKTVPLKVVNHQTHFTSEYSEDEVIHLPVAHGEGNYYCDAETLKQLQDNQQIVFTYESENINGSVESIAGICNEKGNVLGMMPHPERAMEALLGSEDGKKFFASMLKNFGKVPVKQ, encoded by the coding sequence ATGAAATTTGCGGTCATTGTTTTCCCCGGTTCTAATTGTGATAGAGATATGTTGTGGGCGATCCGTGAAGTGATGGGTACTGAAGCGGAATACATCCGTCATGATGCTTTGACATTGGAGGGCTTTGATGGCGTACTGCTGCCTGGCGGATTTTCTTATGGCGACTATCTGCGCTGCGGCGCGATCGCTCGTTTTGCACCGATCATGGAAGAAGTCATTCGATTCGCGGAAGAAGGCAAACCAGTCTTTGGCACCTGCAACGGATTCCAGATCTTGACAGAAGTCGGATTATTGCCGGGCGCTTTGCGAAAAAACGAATCATTGCGCTTCATTTGCAAAACAGTTCCTTTGAAAGTGGTCAATCATCAAACTCATTTTACTTCTGAATATTCAGAAGATGAAGTGATCCATCTGCCAGTCGCTCATGGAGAAGGAAATTATTATTGTGACGCGGAAACACTGAAACAATTACAAGATAATCAACAGATCGTCTTTACCTATGAAAGTGAAAATATCAATGGCAGTGTCGAAAGTATCGCCGGTATTTGCAATGAAAAAGGCAATGTCTTAGGCATGATGCCTCATCCGGAACGAGCGATGGAGGCTCTCTTAGGTTCAGAAGACGGTAAAAAATTCTTCGCTTCGATGTTGAAAAACTTTGGAAAGGTGCCAGTAAAACAATGA
- a CDS encoding penicillin-binding transpeptidase domain-containing protein: MNTTRSQQNTNKKRLPVIIIVVVILLLAIAGFFGYRFYAEQQALAASKKVVTDYIAILKKQDFDKLPSLLVEDSAERNGFSDKEITEKYQAIYSGVGADQLDAKNIKVTQKDGNTYDFSYTLSMNTSLGELKSLKYEGIVDNSGKTPKLEWGPNLIFPGMSGKDKVSVSVQDAIRGEIIDRNHQPLATNAALTQLGVIPSQLGEGDTKEKNIKAIAEQFDLEESAITQALEQSWVQPDYFVPLTIIDSDDPELPAGASTQKITGRSYPLGEAAAQLIGYIGTITAEDIEKNPELSSSGKIGRTGLEATYDKELRGQNGGKIAITDENGEEKQVLLEKKKIDGETIQLTIDQSVQKAAYNALDDKAGATVITQPKTGDLLAAVSSPSFDPNKMTNGISQKDYDAYENNEDKPFLSRFATRYAPGSTFKTITAAIGLENGTIDPAETLTIDGLKWQKDSSWGNYQVTRVSDVPQVNLKTALVYSDNIYMAQQTLKMGEKKFRAGLDKFIFGEKLDLPIAMEPAQISNEDNFNSDILLADTGYGQGQLLLTPIQQAAMYSVFANQGKLVYPKLLLDAETKTKENVVASNAVDTIVEDLKAVVTDPNGTAHSLSALGVDIAAKTGTAEIKEKQDEKGQENSFLFAFDPDQGNYLMVSMLEDRQDDESATALASDVLAQLNGLK, from the coding sequence ATGAATACTACACGTTCTCAACAAAATACGAATAAAAAACGTCTACCTGTAATTATTATTGTTGTTGTAATTCTTCTGCTTGCTATCGCTGGATTTTTCGGGTATCGATTTTACGCAGAACAGCAGGCACTTGCCGCCAGCAAAAAAGTCGTGACAGATTATATCGCGATCCTGAAAAAACAAGATTTCGATAAGCTCCCTTCACTTCTCGTGGAGGATAGTGCGGAACGAAACGGTTTTTCAGATAAAGAGATCACGGAGAAATATCAAGCGATCTATTCCGGTGTCGGTGCCGATCAACTGGATGCCAAAAATATCAAAGTCACTCAAAAAGATGGGAATACGTATGATTTTTCTTATACTCTGTCCATGAATACTTCATTAGGAGAACTGAAAAGTCTAAAATACGAAGGAATTGTCGATAACAGCGGCAAAACGCCGAAATTAGAATGGGGTCCAAATCTTATTTTTCCGGGAATGTCCGGTAAAGATAAAGTCAGCGTATCTGTTCAAGACGCGATACGCGGGGAAATTATTGATCGCAACCACCAGCCGCTGGCCACAAATGCCGCGTTAACACAATTAGGAGTGATCCCTAGTCAATTAGGCGAAGGTGATACCAAAGAGAAAAATATCAAGGCGATCGCTGAGCAATTCGATTTAGAAGAGTCAGCTATTACACAAGCCCTTGAACAATCTTGGGTCCAACCTGATTATTTTGTGCCGCTGACGATCATCGACAGCGACGATCCCGAATTGCCTGCCGGTGCCAGCACACAGAAAATAACCGGCCGCAGTTATCCTCTAGGAGAAGCCGCCGCACAATTGATCGGTTATATAGGAACGATAACCGCCGAAGATATCGAAAAAAATCCCGAATTGAGCAGCAGCGGCAAAATCGGCCGTACTGGTTTAGAAGCAACCTATGACAAAGAGTTGCGGGGACAAAATGGCGGTAAGATCGCCATCACTGATGAAAATGGCGAAGAAAAACAAGTTTTACTAGAGAAAAAGAAAATAGATGGTGAAACGATCCAATTGACTATCGACCAATCAGTTCAAAAAGCCGCTTATAACGCGTTAGATGATAAAGCCGGCGCTACGGTCATCACTCAGCCTAAGACGGGCGATCTGTTGGCCGCTGTCAGCTCACCAAGTTTTGATCCAAACAAAATGACAAACGGCATCTCCCAAAAAGATTATGATGCCTATGAAAACAACGAAGATAAACCGTTCTTGTCTCGTTTTGCTACCCGCTACGCTCCCGGATCAACCTTTAAAACGATTACGGCTGCCATCGGACTGGAAAACGGTACGATCGATCCTGCCGAAACCTTAACGATCGATGGGCTCAAATGGCAAAAAGACAGCTCTTGGGGCAATTATCAAGTAACCAGAGTCTCTGATGTACCTCAAGTCAATCTAAAAACAGCGCTTGTCTATTCAGACAATATTTATATGGCCCAACAAACGCTAAAAATGGGCGAAAAGAAATTCCGTGCCGGCTTGGATAAATTCATTTTTGGCGAAAAACTTGATTTGCCAATCGCTATGGAACCTGCACAGATTTCAAACGAAGACAATTTTAATTCAGATATTCTTTTAGCAGATACCGGATACGGCCAAGGACAACTGCTTCTGACACCGATCCAGCAAGCTGCCATGTATTCGGTCTTCGCAAACCAAGGAAAACTGGTTTATCCTAAATTGTTACTGGATGCTGAAACAAAAACAAAAGAGAATGTCGTCGCTTCAAACGCTGTCGATACGATCGTTGAAGATTTAAAAGCCGTTGTGACTGATCCAAACGGCACAGCCCACAGCCTGTCTGCATTAGGTGTCGATATAGCAGCGAAAACCGGGACCGCTGAGATCAAAGAAAAACAAGATGAAAAAGGACAAGAAAACAGCTTCCTTTTCGCATTCGATCCTGATCAAGGCAATTATTTGATGGTATCCATGCTGGAAGACCGTCAAGATGATGAATCCGCAACGGCCTTGGCAAGTGATGTCTTAGCGCAATTGAATGGTTTGAAATAA
- the purL gene encoding phosphoribosylformylglycinamidine synthase subunit PurL — protein MMKISEPTPEMIKMERIYAQWGLTEEEYESIEKILGRLPNYTETGLFSVMWSEHCSYKNSKPVLRKFPTTGPQVLQGPGEGAGIVDIGDGQAVVFKAESHNHPSAVEPYEGAATGVGGIIRDIFSMGARPIAILDSLRFGELDNDRTKYLLEEVVAGISGYGNCIGIPTVGGETAFDPCYEGNPLVNAMCVGLIDHKDIQKGQAKGIGNTIMYVGAKTGRDGIHGATFASEEFVEEEEQQRSAVQVGDPFMEKLLLEACLELILEHADILVGIQDMGAAGLVSSSSEMASKAGSGLELFLDDVPQRETEMTPYEMMLSESQERMLICVKQGHEAEVVELFQKYELDAVAIGKVTDDGMYRLYHKGELVAELPVDALAEDAPTYHKPRKEPERIEAFRQMEDFIPTIIDPTETLLALLQQPTIASKKSIYETYDSQVLTNTVVAPGSDAAVLRIRGTNKALAMTMDCNSRYLYLNPEIGGQIAVAEAARNIVASGGRPLAITDCLNYGSPDKPEGFWELWTSADGIAQACEVLETPVISGNVSLYNETNGRAVYPTPVIGMVGLIEDTADITTQGFKNAGDLIYTVGTTAPDFNGSEIQKMQNGTIAGRIMPFDLKTEKRNQAIVLEAIQNGWVNSAHDCAEGGIAVALAESAFARELGVKAALDLPKEWLFSETQSRFVLSISPENQEVFEAFAKEAALKIGEVTADGILQIDGRDGQIKVATAKAKAVWEDAIPCLMK, from the coding sequence ATGATGAAAATCTCAGAGCCAACACCAGAAATGATCAAGATGGAACGAATCTATGCCCAGTGGGGACTGACAGAAGAAGAATACGAGTCGATCGAAAAAATTTTAGGACGCTTGCCGAATTACACGGAGACTGGATTGTTTTCTGTTATGTGGAGCGAACATTGTTCCTACAAGAATTCCAAGCCGGTCTTGCGCAAATTTCCAACGACCGGACCGCAAGTTCTGCAAGGACCCGGCGAAGGTGCCGGGATCGTTGATATTGGCGACGGACAAGCGGTGGTCTTCAAAGCAGAAAGCCATAACCATCCATCTGCGGTAGAGCCTTATGAAGGGGCCGCGACAGGGGTCGGCGGGATCATTCGCGATATTTTCAGCATGGGTGCCCGACCTATTGCGATTTTGGACTCACTGCGATTTGGCGAGTTGGATAATGACCGCACGAAATACCTTTTAGAAGAAGTCGTTGCCGGCATCAGCGGTTACGGAAATTGTATCGGTATCCCGACAGTCGGCGGCGAAACAGCTTTTGATCCATGTTATGAAGGCAATCCGCTGGTAAATGCCATGTGTGTCGGTCTGATCGACCATAAAGATATCCAAAAAGGACAAGCAAAAGGAATCGGCAATACTATCATGTATGTCGGCGCGAAAACAGGACGCGACGGTATCCATGGTGCGACTTTTGCTTCTGAAGAATTTGTGGAAGAGGAAGAACAACAACGTTCAGCAGTCCAAGTAGGCGATCCCTTCATGGAAAAATTATTGTTGGAAGCCTGTCTGGAATTGATCTTGGAACATGCGGATATCTTAGTGGGTATTCAAGACATGGGAGCGGCGGGATTAGTTTCTTCAAGTTCGGAAATGGCGTCAAAAGCCGGCTCTGGTCTGGAATTGTTTTTAGACGATGTACCGCAACGAGAAACTGAAATGACCCCTTACGAGATGATGCTTTCAGAGTCACAGGAGCGGATGCTGATCTGTGTGAAACAAGGACACGAGGCAGAAGTTGTGGAATTGTTCCAAAAATATGAGTTGGATGCAGTAGCCATCGGAAAAGTAACGGACGATGGAATGTATCGTTTATACCATAAGGGAGAATTGGTAGCTGAACTGCCGGTAGATGCTTTGGCAGAAGACGCACCGACATATCACAAGCCCCGCAAAGAACCGGAACGAATAGAAGCGTTCCGTCAAATGGAAGATTTCATTCCAACGATCATCGACCCAACAGAAACGTTGCTGGCTTTATTACAGCAACCGACTATCGCGTCGAAAAAATCGATTTATGAAACTTATGATTCCCAAGTATTGACGAATACGGTGGTAGCACCGGGAAGCGATGCTGCGGTCTTGCGTATTCGCGGAACGAATAAGGCATTGGCGATGACGATGGATTGCAACAGCCGCTACCTTTATTTGAATCCAGAGATCGGCGGACAGATCGCGGTTGCCGAAGCGGCCAGAAATATCGTAGCAAGCGGCGGCCGGCCATTAGCGATCACGGATTGTTTGAATTACGGTTCTCCGGATAAACCAGAAGGCTTTTGGGAATTATGGACATCAGCTGACGGTATCGCCCAAGCCTGTGAAGTGCTAGAAACGCCTGTCATTTCCGGAAACGTTTCTCTTTATAATGAAACCAATGGGCGGGCAGTCTATCCGACACCTGTGATCGGGATGGTAGGTTTGATCGAAGATACTGCGGATATCACTACTCAAGGTTTCAAAAATGCAGGCGATCTGATCTATACAGTAGGAACGACTGCTCCGGATTTCAACGGTTCTGAGATCCAAAAGATGCAAAATGGAACGATTGCAGGACGGATCATGCCTTTTGATTTGAAGACAGAAAAACGTAATCAGGCAATCGTTCTTGAAGCGATCCAAAACGGTTGGGTAAACAGCGCTCATGATTGTGCAGAAGGCGGTATCGCTGTCGCTCTGGCTGAATCCGCATTTGCTCGTGAATTGGGAGTGAAAGCAGCCCTTGATCTGCCGAAGGAATGGCTTTTTTCAGAGACACAATCACGTTTTGTTTTATCCATCAGTCCAGAAAATCAAGAAGTGTTTGAAGCGTTTGCCAAAGAAGCAGCCCTCAAGATTGGTGAAGTGACCGCTGACGGTATCTTGCAGATCGATGGGAGAGATGGACAGATCAAAGTTGCGACAGCAAAAGCAAAAGCAGTATGGGAGGATGCGATTCCATGTCTTATGAAGTGA